One Cuculus canorus isolate bCucCan1 chromosome 1, bCucCan1.pri, whole genome shotgun sequence DNA segment encodes these proteins:
- the LOC104061436 gene encoding carboxypeptidase A1 — MGFKKPWGAVGAQDELFQLTMRALLLLAALVAVAAGTETFVGHQVLRIIPGNDKELQKVQELQDLEELQLDFWLAPRGLGYPVDVRVPFPSLQPLKAHLEANGISYSIMIEDVQALVDHEQMEMFRSSRSRLPLSTSTFDYSSYHSLDEIYAFMDLLVAENPNLVSKLEIGHTTENRPIYVLKFSKGGTNRPAIWIDTGIHSREWVTQASGVWFAKKIVQDHENDSELASILDKMDIFLEIVTNPDGFAFTQTKNRMWRKTRSKQSGSVCVGVDPNRNWDAGFGGSGASKNPCSDTYHGPYANSEPEVKAIVDFVTNHGNIKAFISIHSYSQLLLYPYGYTTTPVPDQEELHEISEKAVAALSSLYGTKYKYGSIITTIYQASGGTIDWTYNQGIKYSFTFELRDTGRYGFLLPASQIVPTAQETWLALKVIMVHTRDHPY, encoded by the exons ATGGGATTTAAGAAGCCCTGGGGTGCTGTTGGGGCACAGGACGAGCTCTTTCAGCTGACGATGAGGgccctcctgctgctggctgccctgGTGGCAGTGGCCGCTGGCACCGAGACTTTTGTTGG GCACCAGGTGCTGCGCATCATCCCCGGCAACGataaggagctgcagaaggtaCAGGAGCTGCAGGACCTCGAGGAGCTACAG CTGGATTTCTGGCTGGCACCCCGTGGCCTCGGGTACCCAGTCGATGTCCGTGtgcccttccccagcctgcAACCCCTCAAAGCCCACCTGGAAGCCAATGGCATCTCCTACTCCATCATGATCGAGGATGTGCAG GCGCTGGTGGACCATGAGCAGATGGAGATGTTCCGTAGCAGCCGCAGCCGACTACCGCTCTCTACCAGCACCTTTGACTACTCCTCCTACCACAGCCTGGATGAG ATCTATGCTTTCATGGATCTGCTGGTGGCCGAAAACCCCAACCTGGTCAGCAAGCTTGAGATTGGTCACACAACGGAGAATCGTCCCATCTATGTGCTCAAG TTCAGCAAAGGGGGGACGAACCGCCCAGCCATCTGGATTGACACCGGCATCCACTCCCGTGAATGGGTGACACAGGCCAGCGGTGTCTGGTTTGCCAAGAAG ATTGTCCAGGATCATGAGAATGACAGTGAACTGGCTTCCATCCTGGACAAGATGGACATCTTCCTGGAGATTGTCACCAACCCAGATGGCTTTGCCTTCACCCAAACCAAG AATCGCATGTGGCGCAAGACCAGGTCCAAGCAGTCAGGCTCTGTTTGCGTCGGTGTGGACCCCAACCGCAACTGGGACGCAGGTTTTGGAG GGTCTGGGGCCAGCAAAAACCCCTGCTCGGACACTTACCATGGACCCTATGCCAACTCAGAGCCTGAGGTCAAGGCCATCGTGGACTTTGTGACGAACCATGGGAACATCAAGGCTTTCATCTCCATCCACAGCTactcccagctcctgctctacCCCTATGGCTACACTACCACTCCAGTGCCTGACCAGGAGGAACTG CATGAGATCTCTGAGAAGGCGGTCGcagctctgtcttctctgtATGGCACCAAGTACAAGTATGGCAGCATCATCACCACTATTT ATCAAGCCAGCGGAGGAACCATCGACTGGACGTACAATCAGGGCATTAAGTACTCTTTCACCTTTGAGCTGCGAGACACGGGGCGCTACGGATTCCTGCTCCCCGCCTCACAGATTGTCCCGACCGCCCAGGAGACATGGCTGGCTCTGAAGGTCATCATGGTGCACACGCGGGACCATCCCTACTAA